A window of the Microplitis mediator isolate UGA2020A chromosome 5, iyMicMedi2.1, whole genome shotgun sequence genome harbors these coding sequences:
- the LOC130667382 gene encoding enhancer of split m7 protein-like, translating into MQMHEQMMIVDGQEQPISRTYQYRKVMKPMLERKRRARINRCLDELKDLMVTALAGDGENVAKLEKADILELTVRHLHKLQRQQRLSANPVLDSDRFRAGYTHCANEVSRCLAETPGVDVALGTKLMTHLGHKLISMDKTGPLTIHVSAPPPPQSSPSVCSESSNSSEYSMPLTPASSQPSPVGRSAEGETNISTQTHQGLLKVVKPNEAVWRPW; encoded by the exons ATGCAAATGCACGAGCAAATGATGATTGTCGATGGACAAGAACAGCCGATCTCCAGAACTTATCAGTACAGAAAG gTCATGAAACCAATGCTTGAAAGAAAACGACGAGCTCGCATCAATCGGTGTCTAGATGAGCTGAAGGACCTGATGGTCACTGCACTTGCCGGTGACGGAGAGAACGTTGCTAAACTCGAGAAAGCAGATATTCTTGAACTGACAGTACGTCATCTTCACAAACTACAACGTCAACAACGTCTGTCAGCAAATCCCGTACTCGACTCAGATCGTTTCCGTGCCGGTTACACTCACTGTGCCAACGAAGTCAGCCGCTGTCTTGCTGAAACACCCGGAGTAGACGTCGCACTGGGTACCAAGCTGATGACACATCTCGGTCACAAGCTTATCTCAATGGACAAAACCGGACCACTTACTATTCACGTATCagcaccaccaccaccacagTCATCACCGTCAGTGTGCAGCGAGTCATCAAATTCATCAGAATACTCTATGCCATTGACACCAGCCTCCAGTCAACCATCTCCAGTTGGAAGATCAGCAGAAGGTGAAACAAACATTTCAACACAAACTCATCAGGGATTACTAAAAGTTGTTAAACCCAATGAAGCTGTCTGGCGACCATGgtaa